The Helianthus annuus cultivar XRQ/B chromosome 16, HanXRQr2.0-SUNRISE, whole genome shotgun sequence genome includes a window with the following:
- the LOC110878629 gene encoding calmodulin-binding protein 25: MASSNNLAMLEPWMFRSNTVADSWYPDSFARETESALTKALQQSFFPNHPVVKQSDTASASNVTASGSASEPETPGSRRRLGVTIAKPVKRKSRASKRSMTTFIQADPSNFRQMVQQVTGVKLQDLPVVKPEFLRQPFINKLQGLLPTLDTSAYLLHHQNNNNNNTHRIPVSVNHLTEDGTGFYSFSSFPTLESSF, encoded by the coding sequence ATGGCTTCATCCAACAATCTGGCGATGCTGGAACCATGGATGTTCAGATCAAACACCGTCGCAGATTCATGGTACCCCGACTCTTTCGCCAGAGAAACTGAATCCGCCCTAACCAAAGCCCTACAGCAATCCTTTTTCCCCAACCACCCGGTGGTGAAGCAGAGTGATACAGCCTCCGCCTCCAACGTCACCGCCAGTGGCTCCGCTTCTGAACCTGAAACCCCCGGATCCAGGCGCCGCCTCGGCGTAACAATCGCTAAACCGGTCAAGCGCAAGTCACGTGCTTCCAAGCGATCTATGACCACGTTTATTCAAGCCGACCCCTCCAACTTCAGGCAGATGGTGCAGCAGGTCACCGGAGTCAAGTTACAAGACTTGCCGGTTGTGAAACCGGAATTCCTGAGACAGCCGTTTATTAACAAGTTGCAAGGGCTGCTGCCAACGTTAGACACATCTGCTTACTTGCTTCAccatcagaacaacaacaacaacaatacacACCGGATTCCGGTTTCCGTGAATCATTTGACGGAAGACGGAACTGGTTTTTACTCTTTCTCTAGCTTCCCTACTCTTGAATCATCCTTCTAA